A DNA window from Loxodonta africana isolate mLoxAfr1 chromosome 7, mLoxAfr1.hap2, whole genome shotgun sequence contains the following coding sequences:
- the ARFGAP2 gene encoding ADP-ribosylation factor GTPase-activating protein 2 isoform X2, with the protein MAVEPSKTEIQTLFKRLRAIPTNKTAFFRQHGCTASDANTKYNSRAAQMYREKIRQMGSVALARHGTDLWIDNMSSAPSHSPEKKDSDFFTEHTQPPVWDAQATEPSETQQPVPPAESSGLAQLEHGPNADLLATSPKASLELKTSIIGKKKPAAAKKGLGAKKGLGAQKVSSQSFSEIERQAQVAEKLREQQAADAKKQAEESMVASMRLAYQELQIDRKKEEKKLQNLEGKKREQAERLGMGLVSRSSVSHSALSEMQVIEQETPASVRSSRSQLDLFDDVGTFASGPPKYKDNPFSLGESFGSRWDTDATWGMDRVEEKEPEVTISSIRPISERATNRREIESRSSGLESSEARQKFAGAKAISSDMFFGREMDSEYEARSRLQQLSGSSAISSSDLFGEVDGAHGAGSVSLGNVLPTADIAQFKQGVKSVAGKMAVLANGVMNSLQDRYGSY; encoded by the exons ACGGCTTTTTTCCGCCAACATGGATGCACAGCCAGCGATGCCAACACCAAGTATAACAGCCGAGCTGCTCAGATGTACCGGGAGAAGATCAGGCAGATGGGGAGTGTGGCCCTGGCTAGGCATGGCACTGAT CTTTGGATAGACAATATGAGCAGTGCTCCCAGTCACTCCCCAGAGAAAAAGGACTCTGATTTCTTCACAGAACACACTCAG CCCCCTGTCTGGGATGCACAAGCCACTGAGCCTTCAGAGACCCAGCAGCCAGTCCCGCCTGCAGAGAGCAGTGGCCTGGCAC AACTGGAGCATGGCCCCAACGCAGACCTGTTGGCCACCTCACCCAAAGCCTCTCTGG AACTGAAAACCTCCATCATTGGCAAGAAGAAGCCAGCAGCAGCTAAGAAAGGG CTGGGTGCTAAGAAAGGCCTTGGGGCCCAGAAGGTGAGCAGCCAGAGCTTCAGTGAGATTGAGCGGCAGGCCCAGGTGGCGGAGAAGCTCCGGGAGCAGCAGGCAGCTGATGCCAAGAAGCAGGCCGAGGAGTCCAT GGTTGCCTCCATGCGTCTTGCCTACCAGGAACTCCAGATTGATCGTAAGAAAGAGGAGAAGAAGCTACAGAATCTGGAGGGGAAGAAACGAGAGCAGGCAGAGAGACTGGGCATGGGCTTGGTGTCCCGAAG CTCTGTCTCCCACTCAGCGCTGTCTGAAATGCAGGTGATTGAGCAGGAGACCCCAGCGAGTGTAAGATCCTCCCGCTCGCAGCTGGACTTGTTTGATGACGTTGGTACTTTTGCCTCTGGACCCCCAAA GTACAAGGACAACCCTTTCTCCTTGGGGGAAAGTTTTGGTTCCCGCTGGGACACAGATGCTACCTGGGGAATGGACAGGGTGGAGGAGAAGGAGCCAGAAGTGACCATCTCAAGCATCCGGCCTATTTCAGAAAG AGCCACAAACCGGAGGGAAATAGAGAGCCGGAGCTCAGGCCTTGAGTCCAGTGAAGCACGTCAGAAATTTGCAGGAGCCAAAGCCATTTCATCTGACATGTTCTTTGGGCGGGAGATGGATTCGGAG TACGAAGCAAGGTCTCGGCTCCAGCAGCTCTCAGGCAGCAGCGCCATCAGCTCTTCAGACCTCTTTGGGGAGGTGGATGGAGCTCATGGAGCAG GTAGTGTATCTCTAGGGAATGTGCTCCCTACAGCTGACATTGCCCAGTTTAAGCAGGGTGTCAAGTCTGTGGCTGGGAAGATGGCTGTGCTGGCCAATGGTGTGATGAATTCTTTACAG gaTCGCTACGGTTCCTACTGA
- the ARFGAP2 gene encoding ADP-ribosylation factor GTPase-activating protein 2 isoform X3 — MYREKIRQMGSVALARHGTDLWIDNMSSAPSHSPEKKDSDFFTEHTQPPVWDAQATEPSETQQPVPPAESSGLAQLEHGPNADLLATSPKASLELKTSIIGKKKPAAAKKGLGAKKGLGAQKVSSQSFSEIERQAQVAEKLREQQAADAKKQAEESMVASMRLAYQELQIDRKKEEKKLQNLEGKKREQAERLGMGLVSRSSVSHSALSEMQVIEQETPASVRSSRSQLDLFDDVGTFASGPPKYKDNPFSLGESFGSRWDTDATWGMDRVEEKEPEVTISSIRPISERATNRREIESRSSGLESSEARQKFAGAKAISSDMFFGREMDSEYEARSRLQQLSGSSAISSSDLFGEVDGAHGAGSVSLGNVLPTADIAQFKQGVKSVAGKMAVLANGVMNSLQDRYGSY; from the exons ATGTACCGGGAGAAGATCAGGCAGATGGGGAGTGTGGCCCTGGCTAGGCATGGCACTGAT CTTTGGATAGACAATATGAGCAGTGCTCCCAGTCACTCCCCAGAGAAAAAGGACTCTGATTTCTTCACAGAACACACTCAG CCCCCTGTCTGGGATGCACAAGCCACTGAGCCTTCAGAGACCCAGCAGCCAGTCCCGCCTGCAGAGAGCAGTGGCCTGGCAC AACTGGAGCATGGCCCCAACGCAGACCTGTTGGCCACCTCACCCAAAGCCTCTCTGG AACTGAAAACCTCCATCATTGGCAAGAAGAAGCCAGCAGCAGCTAAGAAAGGG CTGGGTGCTAAGAAAGGCCTTGGGGCCCAGAAGGTGAGCAGCCAGAGCTTCAGTGAGATTGAGCGGCAGGCCCAGGTGGCGGAGAAGCTCCGGGAGCAGCAGGCAGCTGATGCCAAGAAGCAGGCCGAGGAGTCCAT GGTTGCCTCCATGCGTCTTGCCTACCAGGAACTCCAGATTGATCGTAAGAAAGAGGAGAAGAAGCTACAGAATCTGGAGGGGAAGAAACGAGAGCAGGCAGAGAGACTGGGCATGGGCTTGGTGTCCCGAAG CTCTGTCTCCCACTCAGCGCTGTCTGAAATGCAGGTGATTGAGCAGGAGACCCCAGCGAGTGTAAGATCCTCCCGCTCGCAGCTGGACTTGTTTGATGACGTTGGTACTTTTGCCTCTGGACCCCCAAA GTACAAGGACAACCCTTTCTCCTTGGGGGAAAGTTTTGGTTCCCGCTGGGACACAGATGCTACCTGGGGAATGGACAGGGTGGAGGAGAAGGAGCCAGAAGTGACCATCTCAAGCATCCGGCCTATTTCAGAAAG AGCCACAAACCGGAGGGAAATAGAGAGCCGGAGCTCAGGCCTTGAGTCCAGTGAAGCACGTCAGAAATTTGCAGGAGCCAAAGCCATTTCATCTGACATGTTCTTTGGGCGGGAGATGGATTCGGAG TACGAAGCAAGGTCTCGGCTCCAGCAGCTCTCAGGCAGCAGCGCCATCAGCTCTTCAGACCTCTTTGGGGAGGTGGATGGAGCTCATGGAGCAG GTAGTGTATCTCTAGGGAATGTGCTCCCTACAGCTGACATTGCCCAGTTTAAGCAGGGTGTCAAGTCTGTGGCTGGGAAGATGGCTGTGCTGGCCAATGGTGTGATGAATTCTTTACAG gaTCGCTACGGTTCCTACTGA